A single Lolium perenne isolate Kyuss_39 chromosome 6, Kyuss_2.0, whole genome shotgun sequence DNA region contains:
- the LOC139832411 gene encoding uncharacterized protein has translation MASASSSVVAGDEKSTTEKYRILAHGSTYIDIVYTNEAATVDRILRMYEGWLDEDEDRFKFVGLDLEYDSSGHKLAYLLNLFVLLLTKVQGSLSRLLTFLKDKQYTFTSVDKRNDTKVLRAAGLPVPEERHIDIQDIFKINGQPQAGMADLAAKLIDPKFANMKKDFKYNRLRKEGHGFWECKPLSWMNLEYAAIDGYLSYEIYNKIYTVNEGQAHLQRSDHICPRCKNQDESSSMNKRQKQA, from the exons ATGGCATCTGCCTCTTCCTCCGTCGTGGCCGGAGACGAGAAGTCCACGACGGAGAAGTACCGCATCCTTGCGCATGGGAGTACATATATCGACATCGTCTACACCAATGAGGCGGCGACTGTTGATAGAATTCTTCGTATGTACGAGGGTTGgctcgacgaggacgaggacaggTTCAAGTTCGTTGGTCTGGATCTCGAGTATGACTCTAGCGGACACAAGTTGGCG TACTTGTTGAATTTATTTGTGCTGCTCTTGACAAAGGTGCAAGGATCATTGTCGCGCCTACTGACTTTTCTCAAGGACAAGCAATACACTTTTACAAGTGTTGATAAAAGAAATGACACAAAAGTTCTTCGTGCGGCCGGTCTTCCTGTTCCAGAAGAGAGACACATTGACATCCAGGACATTTTCAAGATTAATGGTCAACCGCAGGCTGGAATGGCTGATCTTGCAGCAAAGCTCATTGATCCCAAGTTTGCCAACATGAAGAAGGACTTCAAGTACAACCGGCTTCGGAAGGAAGGGCATGGTTTCTGGGAATGCAAGCCACTGTCCTGGATGAACCTCGAGTACGCAGCTATTGACGGCTATCTCAGTTATGAGATATACAACAAGATCTACACGGTGAACGAGGGACAAGCTCACCTCCAGAGATCAGACCACATCTGCCCCAGATGCAAAAATCAGGATGAATCTTCATCAATGAACAAGCGTCAGAAGCAAGCCTGA